The following coding sequences are from one Treponema parvum window:
- a CDS encoding S1C family serine protease — MLNKKNSLLFFFFSALTAFAPALFSGCASNLNRSGNVYEVPDYSIEDIRNIEINDIKKILETKPVLALWRSYLIDDRELTALCFERIAELYKSAAQKKDHFTALRLYRSLDAAGYPEISSLNTSLSELESLCCEGVPGVQTGAADRADNSDSGKGTPENVAQYISGTVTVWIDQGIKIERGVGYADRVIGSGFFIRKDGYIVTNYHVIKNVVDTKFEGVARLYVRLADDPETRVPAKVVGWDATLDLALLKTEVDAPYVFRLGSSSGLSVGDRIFAIGSPVGLDRTLTSGIVSAMNRKLFTTGSVFQIDAAVNGGNSGGPCIDVNGNVQAIVFAGLPQYQGLNFAIPVEYLKTDLPMLFNGGKREHAWIGAYGHTFRNGTVSEGLEIQYVMSSGSAQRSYLKTGQIITAVNGKKVFDLDSVQDELRRFVPDTLARFSYTEDGSEKETLVYLDVRPEYPGKNAYERDLIETSFVPLFGMGLQAVSSLNSRKYAVTKIIKGGIADESGFSENDPVDIGRIKFSDDNAFLSAEIYARKRKKGYLDIGVSITTPLDSPYYF, encoded by the coding sequence ATGTTAAATAAAAAAAATTCATTATTGTTTTTTTTCTTTTCGGCTTTGACAGCTTTTGCGCCGGCTCTGTTTTCGGGCTGCGCAAGCAATCTTAACCGTTCGGGAAACGTGTATGAAGTTCCGGATTATTCTATCGAGGACATAAGAAACATCGAGATAAACGATATAAAAAAAATTCTTGAAACTAAACCGGTCCTTGCCTTGTGGCGGTCCTATCTGATAGACGACAGAGAATTGACCGCGCTGTGTTTTGAACGCATCGCGGAGCTGTATAAGAGCGCCGCCCAAAAAAAAGATCATTTTACCGCGTTAAGACTTTACAGATCGCTCGACGCCGCAGGGTATCCTGAAATTTCTTCGCTCAACACGAGCCTCTCGGAGCTTGAATCTTTGTGCTGCGAAGGGGTTCCCGGAGTGCAAACAGGAGCCGCCGATCGGGCAGATAATTCCGACTCGGGTAAAGGTACGCCTGAAAACGTCGCTCAATATATTTCCGGAACCGTGACGGTTTGGATCGATCAGGGAATAAAGATTGAAAGGGGAGTGGGTTACGCCGACAGAGTGATAGGTTCGGGCTTTTTTATACGCAAAGACGGCTATATCGTTACAAACTACCATGTGATAAAGAACGTCGTGGATACTAAATTCGAAGGGGTGGCAAGATTATATGTACGCCTTGCGGACGATCCTGAAACGCGGGTGCCTGCGAAGGTTGTAGGCTGGGACGCCACCCTTGACCTTGCGCTTTTAAAAACCGAAGTGGACGCTCCCTATGTGTTTAGGCTAGGTTCAAGTTCGGGGCTTTCCGTCGGAGATAGAATTTTCGCTATAGGTTCCCCGGTAGGATTGGACAGAACTCTCACTTCGGGCATAGTTTCGGCGATGAACCGTAAACTGTTTACTACCGGAAGCGTGTTCCAAATAGACGCTGCTGTAAACGGCGGGAATTCGGGCGGGCCGTGTATTGACGTAAACGGCAACGTGCAGGCTATTGTGTTTGCGGGGCTTCCGCAGTACCAGGGATTGAATTTTGCCATTCCCGTGGAATATTTAAAAACGGATCTGCCGATGTTATTTAACGGCGGAAAACGCGAGCACGCATGGATCGGCGCTTACGGCCATACTTTCCGTAACGGGACGGTGTCCGAGGGGCTTGAAATCCAGTACGTAATGTCTTCGGGCAGCGCTCAGCGCTCCTATCTTAAAACAGGCCAGATAATAACCGCTGTCAACGGCAAAAAAGTTTTTGATCTTGACTCCGTACAGGACGAGCTTCGCCGTTTTGTTCCCGACACTCTAGCGCGCTTTTCTTACACTGAAGACGGCAGCGAAAAAGAAACCTTAGTCTATCTTGACGTGCGCCCCGAATATCCGGGAAAAAATGCTTACGAACGTGATCTTATAGAAACGTCTTTTGTGCCGCTTTTCGGAATGGGACTGCAAGCGGTTTCAAGTTTAAACAGCAGAAAATATGCGGTTACAAAGATAATCAAGGGCGGTATCGCCGACGAATCGGGATTTTCGGAAAACGATCCTGTGGACATAGGCCGCATAAAATTTTCCGACGATAATGCGTTTTTGTCTGCTGAAATTTATGCTAGAAAGCGTAAAAAGGGATATCTTGACATAGGCGTTTCGATAACTACACCGTTAGACAGTCCGTATTATTTTTGA
- a CDS encoding tetratricopeptide repeat protein: MCFYKERIAAFVCSVTIFFLFIASSGAQAQTGRAAQNSYKTANRQTAVRCLQLAKTYINQRDWAAASSNIEMGLGYDSGISDLWYFDAVVKTNTGSPRAEVKPLVERALTDGEWVDYDRDNARILYADILSDTGLYEKALEVLDAQPFLFSADAEYIRVKSFYRMHTEEGLYKARDKVDAARRVYPHDYRFAGLFFRNEYEAWDRENATEQLRRIADFFIASMPSYSRTDPELELYAALFAKREESVRLLKSYEARGLSHPMFASAALKVGLLSEKAAVEYFTSFSDTSVSLEDLTALATLITDEEVKSFLSEYLMSYDGLLTVDTDEDLEANLFVDYFRGRPKNVRWDKNNDGIDEWTAVCDFGVPVSVELPEKQLDVGYGSYPYVNRVSVKYSDGREKDIFIADEKFAWTPFDIAPFAFFTQILGCEFYVPHVYGEVPVIDEKELTAAAIYCETDSGEYDGARVRFSILDGAPAAAYYTLNGKQYAKAFFENGIITLRIVDRDGDGIFETTETYAVDDEGDMALSEEDGRRILNNVYGLSSDIRGLYVKMIRIDFNKDTVPDFTEEYLPHNGKITSWDYDNDGQWDVRYVRYPQKEGDNLLEDAMFYLTPGRFLAVVSSVDGEPFKIVYDNIEYAVKKGDLPGFYWVGDMGSLQNERDVFAALEAGGQGISVLVESGENRILSVKMAEKYFGRMIPAVPEFENGGSPETAGAADGESTGAEF; encoded by the coding sequence ATGTGTTTTTATAAAGAGCGTATAGCCGCATTCGTGTGTTCCGTAACGATATTCTTTTTATTTATCGCTTCTTCCGGCGCTCAGGCACAAACCGGGAGAGCGGCGCAAAATTCGTATAAGACGGCAAACCGGCAAACCGCAGTCCGCTGTCTTCAGCTTGCAAAGACGTATATAAATCAGAGAGATTGGGCGGCAGCTTCTTCCAATATAGAAATGGGTTTGGGCTATGACAGCGGCATTTCCGATCTGTGGTATTTTGACGCGGTAGTAAAGACGAATACGGGCAGCCCTCGCGCAGAAGTAAAACCGCTTGTCGAGCGCGCTCTTACGGACGGAGAATGGGTGGATTACGACAGGGACAACGCAAGAATTCTTTATGCGGACATCTTAAGCGATACGGGTCTTTATGAAAAAGCGTTGGAAGTGCTCGACGCACAGCCCTTTTTGTTTTCTGCAGACGCCGAATACATCCGCGTAAAATCATTTTACCGCATGCACACCGAAGAGGGGCTTTATAAGGCGCGCGACAAAGTGGACGCGGCGCGCAGAGTTTATCCTCACGATTACCGTTTCGCAGGACTTTTTTTTAGAAACGAGTATGAGGCGTGGGATCGCGAAAACGCGACTGAGCAGCTTAGGCGCATTGCGGATTTTTTTATCGCTTCAATGCCGTCGTATTCTCGAACCGATCCCGAATTGGAATTATATGCGGCTCTTTTTGCAAAACGAGAAGAAAGCGTAAGACTTCTAAAATCCTATGAAGCGCGAGGGTTGTCGCACCCAATGTTCGCTTCCGCTGCTTTAAAAGTCGGACTTCTTTCGGAAAAAGCCGCGGTCGAATATTTTACGAGTTTTTCGGATACTTCGGTTTCGCTTGAAGATTTGACGGCTCTCGCGACTTTAATAACGGACGAGGAAGTTAAAAGTTTTTTAAGCGAATATCTTATGTCTTACGACGGGCTTTTAACCGTCGATACGGATGAGGACTTGGAAGCCAACCTTTTTGTAGATTATTTTCGCGGAAGGCCTAAAAACGTGCGTTGGGACAAAAACAACGACGGGATAGACGAATGGACTGCCGTCTGCGATTTCGGAGTTCCCGTTTCCGTAGAGCTTCCTGAAAAACAACTTGACGTGGGATACGGCTCCTATCCTTATGTAAACAGAGTTTCGGTAAAGTATTCCGACGGAAGAGAAAAGGACATTTTTATAGCCGACGAAAAGTTTGCTTGGACGCCGTTCGACATTGCGCCGTTCGCCTTTTTTACTCAAATTCTCGGGTGCGAATTTTACGTTCCTCATGTTTACGGCGAAGTTCCCGTTATTGACGAAAAAGAATTGACTGCTGCCGCCATATACTGTGAAACCGACAGCGGCGAATATGACGGGGCTCGCGTACGTTTTTCGATTTTAGACGGAGCGCCTGCGGCAGCCTATTATACGCTTAACGGAAAACAGTACGCGAAGGCTTTTTTTGAAAACGGAATTATAACTTTACGCATTGTGGACAGGGACGGCGACGGGATATTTGAAACGACCGAAACTTACGCCGTCGATGACGAAGGCGATATGGCGCTGAGCGAGGAAGACGGCCGCCGCATTCTAAATAATGTGTACGGTCTTTCGTCCGATATAAGAGGTCTGTATGTAAAGATGATCCGAATAGACTTCAATAAGGATACCGTGCCCGACTTTACCGAAGAGTATCTGCCTCATAACGGAAAAATAACGTCTTGGGATTATGACAACGACGGTCAGTGGGACGTGCGTTACGTGCGTTATCCGCAAAAAGAGGGAGACAACCTTCTTGAAGACGCTATGTTTTATTTGACGCCGGGCAGATTTCTTGCGGTTGTTTCGAGCGTGGACGGGGAGCCTTTTAAAATCGTTTACGATAATATAGAATATGCGGTAAAAAAAGGCGACTTGCCCGGATTTTATTGGGTAGGAGACATGGGAAGTCTTCAGAACGAGAGGGACGTATTTGCCGCGCTGGAAGCCGGCGGTCAGGGAATAAGCGTTCTTGTTGAAAGCGGCGAAAACCGTATACTTTCGGTGAAGATGGCGGAAAAATATTTCGGCCGTATGATACCCGCTGTGCCCGAATTCGAAAACGGCGGATCGCCCGAAACGGCAGGCGCTGCGGATGGCGAAAGTACAGGCGCTGAATTTTAA
- the tilS gene encoding tRNA lysidine(34) synthetase TilS yields MKKSSERSFSKESFSEKSFIEKFDGRVEAALYKLGAKFSPRLRLGAAVSGGADSIALLSSLADICSKNDVPVFVITVNHRIRPDDESEGDAEFVADYCKELRNGGCAVECVVYNLPYGRVDMCAAERGGGIEEAARYLRYQAFDSFIKDKDLSFLCLAHNKNDNLETILMRFLQGSSGTAAAGIKSQRDKYVRPLLEISRREIEDYLNLRKIPWRTDSTNGDNSYLRNRIRNILVPVLDETFPGWQGAVLNGAEKTEQDSSLLDSVSAELKWERAGDDLFMPLAELAVLPEPIRRRLIFSAVNEIGCNDRVPYSFIQKCSDMINRHSKEHDAAAGDARKIGETGKAGASKKIAFEVRRTKKLEECKISSVKACIRLVKTKPTFGTSLSDKMLFIEKQTEPKTHKGFFAIIKEKGKYELPFGTVFAADDGTVALCGHSANSLVLKNISLPFCVRSRQPGDAVLSADKTMKDLNDVFSSWKIEEEMRDFIPIVQRLDTTEQEIVCICASAYGFPDWVVKSEN; encoded by the coding sequence TTGAAAAAATCGTCTGAAAGGTCATTTTCTAAAGAATCATTTTCCGAAAAGTCATTTATTGAAAAATTTGACGGACGTGTCGAAGCTGCGCTTTACAAGCTTGGCGCAAAGTTTTCTCCTCGGCTTCGTTTGGGAGCCGCCGTTTCGGGCGGAGCGGATTCGATTGCGCTCCTGTCGTCTCTCGCCGATATTTGCAGCAAAAACGATGTTCCCGTCTTTGTTATTACAGTAAACCATAGAATCCGCCCGGACGACGAGTCTGAAGGCGATGCGGAGTTCGTCGCCGATTATTGTAAAGAGCTTCGAAACGGCGGATGTGCCGTTGAATGCGTCGTTTATAATTTGCCTTACGGTCGTGTAGACATGTGTGCTGCGGAACGCGGAGGCGGAATAGAAGAAGCCGCTCGGTATCTGCGATATCAAGCGTTTGATTCTTTTATAAAAGATAAAGATCTTTCGTTTTTGTGCCTTGCGCACAACAAAAACGACAACCTCGAAACGATTCTCATGCGTTTTTTACAGGGAAGTTCGGGAACCGCCGCCGCCGGAATAAAAAGCCAAAGGGATAAATACGTAAGACCTCTTTTGGAAATTTCCCGCCGGGAAATTGAAGACTATTTGAACCTTCGTAAAATTCCGTGGAGAACGGACAGCACGAACGGCGACAATTCTTACCTTAGAAACCGGATAAGGAATATCCTTGTGCCGGTTCTGGACGAAACGTTCCCCGGATGGCAGGGGGCGGTTCTTAACGGAGCCGAAAAGACAGAACAAGATTCGTCATTGCTTGATTCCGTTTCGGCTGAACTCAAATGGGAAAGAGCAGGCGATGACCTTTTTATGCCTTTGGCCGAACTTGCCGTTTTGCCTGAGCCCATAAGGAGAAGGCTTATCTTTTCTGCGGTAAACGAAATCGGCTGTAACGATCGCGTCCCGTATTCATTTATACAAAAATGCAGCGATATGATAAATCGGCATAGCAAAGAGCACGATGCGGCTGCCGGAGATGCGAGAAAAATCGGCGAGACGGGAAAGGCCGGAGCGTCGAAAAAAATCGCTTTTGAAGTGCGCCGTACGAAAAAGCTTGAAGAATGTAAAATTTCCAGCGTCAAAGCGTGCATAAGATTAGTAAAAACAAAACCGACTTTTGGCACAAGCTTGTCCGATAAAATGTTGTTTATCGAAAAACAGACGGAACCGAAGACGCATAAAGGTTTTTTTGCTATAATAAAAGAAAAAGGGAAATATGAGCTGCCTTTCGGAACGGTTTTTGCAGCGGACGACGGAACCGTCGCCCTGTGCGGGCATTCCGCAAATTCGCTGGTTTTGAAAAACATTTCGCTTCCGTTTTGCGTAAGGAGCCGGCAGCCGGGCGACGCGGTTTTGTCCGCAGACAAGACGATGAAGGATCTGAACGATGTTTTTTCTTCATGGAAAATTGAAGAGGAAATGCGAGATTTTATTCCGATCGTTCAAAGGTTGGATACGACTGAGCAGGAGATTGTTTGCATCTGCGCTTCGGCATACGGTTTTCCCGACTGGGTAGTAAAATCGGAAAATTAA
- a CDS encoding 50S ribosomal protein L25, with the protein MDQMVINAKTRTTMGKKAAKVLRATGRIPAIMYNSKGQSTMIDVDETEFNKVWRTVTPTTLVTLKIDGKDSAEAFIKDTEYNIRTDKVLHADFFEPASDKELTVKMKLQYTGTPAGVLKGGFMRKHTPFVTLKAVAKNIPERLVVDVSGINVGEHFCVKDLSFGKGVTVLTAPETYLVSVSPAR; encoded by the coding sequence ATGGATCAGATGGTAATTAATGCAAAAACCCGTACAACTATGGGAAAAAAAGCAGCGAAGGTTTTGCGGGCGACGGGGCGTATTCCGGCGATAATGTATAATTCTAAGGGACAGTCGACGATGATAGACGTTGATGAAACGGAATTTAATAAGGTTTGGCGTACGGTCACTCCCACAACGCTTGTTACCCTTAAGATCGACGGTAAAGATTCTGCTGAAGCTTTTATTAAGGATACGGAATATAACATACGTACGGATAAGGTTTTGCACGCGGATTTTTTTGAACCTGCGAGCGATAAAGAACTTACCGTAAAGATGAAGCTGCAGTATACGGGTACGCCGGCCGGAGTTCTTAAAGGCGGTTTTATGCGTAAGCATACTCCTTTTGTAACGCTCAAGGCAGTCGCCAAGAATATTCCGGAGCGTTTGGTCGTGGACGTTTCAGGCATCAACGTAGGCGAACACTTTTGCGTAAAGGATCTCTCGTTCGGAAAGGGAGTTACGGTTCTCACTGCGCCGGAAACTTATCTGGTAAGTGTTTCTCCCGCGCGCTAG
- the spoVG gene encoding septation regulator SpoVG, translating to MQITELRIRKVEAEGKLRAYVTVTFDNCFVVHNVKIIEGKTGLFIAMPSRKTASGEYKDVAHPISPEFRSELQDKILAEYNAGHIEPGFAVSEEN from the coding sequence GTGCAGATCACTGAATTACGCATTCGGAAAGTGGAAGCGGAGGGGAAACTTCGTGCTTATGTGACGGTCACATTTGACAATTGTTTTGTTGTTCATAATGTGAAGATAATTGAAGGAAAGACGGGATTGTTCATAGCAATGCCGAGCCGTAAAACGGCAAGCGGTGAATACAAGGATGTAGCTCATCCTATAAGCCCTGAATTCAGAAGTGAGCTTCAGGATAAGATCCTTGCAGAATATAACGCCGGTCATATAGAGCCGGGATTTGCTGTTTCGGAAGAAAATTAA
- the ispE gene encoding 4-(cytidine 5'-diphospho)-2-C-methyl-D-erythritol kinase, with amino-acid sequence MFAEMRVSAPAKINLNLKVLPKRADGFHVIESIFQTVRLFDDLLICIEDGKNTCTVECYDMELPEQNTLSAAYKAFCLHTGFDRSVRVRLTKRIPSGGGLGGGSSDAAYFIKALSQLANVRLSSELSNKIAGEVGSDVFFFLCCAHPGCALVTGRGEIVKPIKPRQDIHILLVFPGVHSSTGEAYSLVDKAASEGEFADCPSFEELETVYNGPIVNWTFANSFTPVIARRYPEIGAAIAEVRKAGAVFSDMSGSGSAVFGIFASAGEADIAFHALISKGLKCVAA; translated from the coding sequence ATGTTTGCTGAAATGCGTGTATCCGCGCCTGCAAAAATAAATTTGAACTTGAAGGTGCTTCCTAAAAGGGCAGACGGATTTCACGTAATTGAAAGTATTTTTCAAACCGTCCGGTTGTTTGATGATCTTTTAATTTGTATTGAGGACGGAAAAAATACTTGCACGGTGGAATGTTACGACATGGAACTTCCCGAGCAAAATACACTGTCGGCTGCATATAAGGCGTTTTGTTTGCATACCGGATTTGACAGGTCTGTCCGCGTAAGGCTGACAAAGAGGATCCCTTCCGGCGGCGGTTTAGGCGGCGGCTCATCGGATGCCGCTTATTTTATTAAAGCGCTGTCACAACTGGCGAACGTTCGTCTTTCTTCCGAATTATCGAACAAGATTGCCGGCGAAGTCGGAAGCGATGTGTTTTTTTTCCTGTGCTGCGCTCATCCAGGGTGCGCGCTGGTCACAGGCCGCGGAGAAATCGTTAAACCGATTAAACCGCGTCAAGACATACATATTCTGCTGGTTTTTCCCGGTGTTCATAGTTCGACAGGAGAAGCTTATTCTTTAGTCGACAAGGCCGCCTCCGAGGGGGAATTTGCAGATTGCCCTTCATTCGAAGAGCTTGAGACTGTATATAACGGTCCCATAGTTAATTGGACCTTTGCCAACAGTTTCACTCCTGTTATTGCGCGACGGTATCCTGAGATAGGAGCAGCGATCGCCGAAGTACGTAAGGCAGGTGCTGTTTTTTCTGATATGTCCGGTTCGGGTTCCGCTGTTTTTGGAATTTTTGCTTCTGCCGGAGAAGCGGACATTGCTTTTCATGCGCTGATTTCTAAAGGACTTAAGTGCGTTGCCGCATGA
- the rsfS gene encoding ribosome silencing factor translates to MNEIETKALEIARLLQDGKGKDVCVLDISELNSWTDYFIIATVNSSSHQQGLYKDVKEYIKDHALEIHTVHRKTSDGDDWNLIDLGPIVVHLMSEAARNFYDLEKLWFAGRKIDFKTA, encoded by the coding sequence TTGAACGAAATAGAAACGAAGGCGCTTGAAATTGCTCGGCTGCTGCAGGACGGCAAGGGCAAGGATGTCTGTGTTCTCGATATTTCCGAGCTGAACAGCTGGACCGATTATTTTATAATTGCGACTGTAAACAGTTCTTCGCATCAGCAAGGTTTGTACAAGGATGTAAAAGAATACATCAAAGATCATGCTCTTGAGATTCACACTGTGCACAGAAAAACGTCGGACGGGGACGACTGGAATTTGATAGACTTAGGACCGATAGTCGTTCATCTTATGTCCGAAGCTGCGCGGAATTTTTACGATCTTGAAAAGCTGTGGTTCGCCGGGCGAAAAATTGATTTTAAAACAGCGTAG
- a CDS encoding LCP family protein produces the protein MRLRQEQKGFIFLLLILLIIGSVSLVLYFLLEEDPVGEILEQEQVIKLLIVMEDEGEALFTDVFLYYPLSHVGAMISIPGNTGSIYSSIGRVDRIDRIYSEKGIQVYRSEIEKLIGSSIPFYIVISLKDLQLITDRLGGMRVLVPSPVDALSPEGKRWLLPSGSILLDGDKLAVYLEYFIEDETDSSVAERRQNIIIALLSALNRNASVMFEKNNFKFYEKKFTSNVNANGLRDLLREISKVDAERIVPQTVTGMRRIVDGNELLFPFYDGQLIKDVVMQTVNSLVSETMTLSGRVYVLEIKNGTTVQGLAHNTAALLRSAGYDILRTLNASSNDIEKTEIIDHIGNADAAKSLGNFIRCNNIREEDIQLSGDMSDENRNVDFTIILGGDFDGRYVH, from the coding sequence ATGCGTCTCAGACAGGAACAAAAAGGATTTATTTTTTTACTTCTCATTTTATTGATTATAGGTTCCGTTTCTCTTGTTTTATACTTCCTTCTTGAAGAAGATCCCGTAGGCGAAATTTTGGAGCAGGAACAGGTAATAAAACTTCTTATCGTAATGGAAGATGAAGGGGAAGCGCTTTTTACCGATGTGTTTTTATATTATCCGCTTTCTCACGTCGGTGCTATGATCAGCATCCCCGGCAATACTGGATCTATTTATTCTTCGATAGGCCGTGTAGACCGAATAGACAGAATATATTCCGAAAAGGGTATTCAGGTTTACAGGTCGGAAATAGAAAAGCTCATAGGATCTTCGATTCCGTTTTATATCGTGATTAGTCTGAAAGATTTACAACTTATCACCGACAGACTCGGAGGTATGCGTGTTCTGGTTCCTTCACCCGTCGACGCTCTTTCGCCGGAGGGCAAGAGGTGGCTTTTACCGTCAGGTTCAATCTTGCTTGACGGAGATAAGCTTGCGGTTTATCTTGAATACTTTATTGAGGATGAAACGGATTCAAGCGTTGCGGAGCGCCGTCAGAATATAATCATCGCTTTACTTTCGGCGTTAAACAGAAACGCATCCGTAATGTTTGAAAAAAATAATTTTAAATTTTATGAAAAAAAATTTACTTCAAATGTAAATGCAAACGGATTAAGAGATCTTTTGCGTGAAATTTCAAAAGTCGATGCGGAACGGATCGTACCGCAAACCGTTACGGGAATGCGCCGCATTGTTGACGGAAACGAACTTTTGTTTCCTTTTTACGACGGGCAGCTTATAAAAGATGTGGTGATGCAGACGGTAAACTCTCTTGTTTCGGAAACTATGACTTTGAGCGGCCGCGTTTACGTGCTTGAAATTAAAAACGGTACCACAGTACAGGGACTGGCTCATAATACGGCCGCTCTTTTGCGGAGCGCCGGCTATGATATACTTAGGACGCTGAACGCGAGTTCAAACGATATTGAAAAGACCGAAATAATAGATCACATAGGCAACGCCGACGCTGCAAAGAGTTTGGGAAATTTTATACGTTGTAATAATATAAGGGAAGAAGACATTCAACTTTCCGGCGATATGAGTGATGAAAACCGGAATGTCGACTTTACGATCATACTCGGCGGTGATTTTGACGGCCGATATGTTCATTGA
- the yqeK gene encoding bis(5'-nucleosyl)-tetraphosphatase (symmetrical) YqeK, whose translation MDVKLEDEGPCNKKRLCERSSILQVIERVRRYAFKALSKKRYEHSVRVAETAKKMCVLYGIDPDLGYLAGIAHDICKEMKDEDILSLALRDGDPVTEVEKSKLSLLHGRAAAVMLRDDFGINDKELLQSVACHTFGDPSLSRLGKIIYAADKIEPGRGHVSAEYLDRLFSLDLDHLVKTVLSEAISYVKEKKYAVSPQSIAFLKKIEEDIAAENKFAAKKNNECASASKGSGKLTAHYA comes from the coding sequence ATGGATGTAAAGCTTGAAGATGAGGGTCCGTGCAATAAAAAACGGTTGTGCGAAAGATCTTCTATTTTGCAGGTTATAGAACGGGTTCGCAGATACGCATTTAAAGCTCTTTCAAAAAAACGTTACGAACATTCGGTACGAGTAGCCGAAACCGCAAAAAAAATGTGCGTTTTGTACGGAATTGACCCGGATCTCGGATATCTTGCCGGAATCGCCCACGACATATGCAAGGAAATGAAGGATGAAGATATTCTTTCGCTTGCGTTGCGGGACGGAGATCCCGTTACTGAAGTTGAAAAAAGCAAGCTTTCGCTCTTGCACGGACGCGCCGCTGCGGTAATGCTTAGAGACGATTTCGGTATAAACGACAAAGAGCTATTGCAATCCGTCGCTTGCCATACGTTCGGAGATCCTTCTTTGAGTAGACTCGGCAAAATAATATATGCCGCCGACAAGATCGAGCCCGGCAGAGGACATGTGAGTGCGGAATATCTTGACAGACTGTTTTCGCTTGATTTGGATCATTTAGTTAAAACCGTTTTATCCGAGGCGATTTCCTATGTTAAAGAAAAAAAATACGCCGTGTCGCCTCAATCGATTGCTTTTCTTAAAAAGATTGAAGAAGACATAGCGGCTGAAAATAAGTTCGCGGCGAAGAAAAACAATGAATGTGCCTCTGCGTCGAAAGGCAGCGGCAAGCTTACGGCGCATTATGCATAA
- the nadD gene encoding nicotinate (nicotinamide) nucleotide adenylyltransferase gives MKIAVLGGSFNPVHAGHVALAKSVCDELGYDRLLFIPTFYPPHKIIGDAPSDEDRIKMLSLVCLSDSRFEVECCELERKGISYTWDTVCFLEQKYSECLSAKIGLVLGQDLAAEYYKWKNAEYLAQKTDIILARRPEEILPSKIDSSKVGFLNAGVENRSPKEEAAVNVPRGPYTGVRASDQMLEDFPYPHRILKNPLLPVSSTQIRQKISSGQDWRDLVPFEVYCYIRKRKLYGCKA, from the coding sequence ATGAAGATTGCCGTCTTGGGCGGGAGTTTTAATCCCGTTCACGCAGGGCATGTTGCGCTTGCGAAATCCGTATGTGACGAATTGGGTTATGACAGATTGCTGTTCATTCCCACTTTTTATCCTCCGCATAAAATTATAGGCGACGCTCCGTCTGACGAAGACCGCATTAAAATGCTTTCGCTTGTCTGCCTTTCGGACAGCCGTTTCGAAGTTGAATGCTGCGAGCTTGAACGAAAGGGAATTTCATACACATGGGACACGGTTTGTTTTTTGGAACAAAAATATTCGGAATGTCTTTCTGCGAAGATCGGCCTTGTTTTGGGGCAAGACCTTGCGGCCGAGTATTATAAGTGGAAAAACGCCGAGTATCTCGCTCAAAAAACGGACATCATACTTGCGCGGCGCCCGGAAGAAATTTTGCCTTCAAAGATCGACTCTTCAAAAGTTGGCTTTTTAAACGCCGGCGTGGAAAACCGTTCCCCAAAAGAAGAAGCGGCGGTTAACGTGCCCCGCGGCCCGTATACCGGCGTAAGAGCCTCGGATCAAATGCTGGAAGATTTTCCGTATCCCCACAGAATTTTAAAAAATCCGCTTTTACCCGTTTCTTCAACTCAGATAAGGCAAAAAATTTCTTCAGGTCAGGATTGGCGCGATCTTGTCCCGTTCGAAGTTTATTGTTATATTAGAAAAAGAAAATTATATGGATGTAAAGCTTGA